The following proteins are co-located in the Tripterygium wilfordii isolate XIE 37 chromosome 2, ASM1340144v1, whole genome shotgun sequence genome:
- the LOC120011783 gene encoding uncharacterized protein LOC120011783, which translates to MEENRKKKFVCKFCHKRFQCGKALGGHIRSHNYEYTTEAGEAKIDKINSKRDLGDESGDGQSGYVLRENPIKSRRFSDSGISTINQEKVCKECGKGFSSLKALCGHMACHSEKEKTTVKKNGFEDHSVSGGNLKLVIDDQSDTETSGPGGQRRSKRLRYKANGVYSSQFSLSNSSLSASFVEQEQEEVAISLMMLSRDFGYRGCLDSVVESSENHSVTLDAKSSSIDMKIDSKDGFNCGINVVMKRTRDGNFNGSELGLSENSDSGYFRNGPRKVESDVSVDGFRRNLKIKKPNGKLYSQFEDSDAEMGKSLINYKCKKFEFLEKDLIGEEGYEEVDRASMKRDSRNRVKNEYERLKSLHSLKGQRSCHSKINGCRGSMNESSENSVDDEYAPAFMGNNTTVESSRNNKTIEQDVSDNVEKKMVSKKGKGHECPICFRVFRSGQALGGHRRSHFFGGSEDRTVVNEQEASETPSLIDLNLPAPIQEEA; encoded by the coding sequence ATGGAAGAAAATCGAAAGAAGAAGTTTGTCTGCAAGTTTTGCCACAAGAGATTTCAGTGTGGCAAGGCCTTGGGTGGTCACATTAGGTCTCATAACTATGAATACACAACTGAGGCAGGGGAAGCTAAGATTGACAAAATTAACAGCAAGAGAGATTTGGGTGATGAATCTGGTGATGGGCAATCTGGCTATGTGCTTAGAGAGAATCCCATTAAATCGAGGAGGTTTTCAGATTCAGGCATCAGCACtataaatcaagaaaaagtgTGCAAAGAATGTGGTAAAGGTTTTTCATCGTTGAAAGCTCTGTGTGGTCACATGGCTTGTCATTCAGAGAAAGAGAAGACTACGGTCAAAAAGAATGGGTTCGAAGATCATTCTGTGTCTGGTGGAAATCTGAAACTTGTAATTGATGACCAGTCAGATACCGAGACATCGGGTCCGGGAGGACAGAGGAGGTCCAAGAGATTAAGGTACAAGGCTAATGGTGTATACTCTTCTCAGTTTTCATTGTCAAATAGTTCCTTATCTGCTTCTTTTGTAGAGCAAGAACAGGAGGAGGTAGCTATTTCTTTGATGATGTTGTCTAGGGATTTTGGTTATAGAGGATGTCTTGATTCAGTTGTGGAATCTTCAGAGAATCATTCAGTGACTTTGGATGCTAAATCTTCATCTATTGATATGAAAATCGATTCAAAGGATGGCTTTAATTGTGGAATCAATGTGGTCATGAAGAGAACAAGAGATGGGAATTTCAACGGTTCTGAGCTTGGACTTTCTGAGAATTCTGATTCTGGGTATTTCAGAAATGGACCCAGGAAAGTTGAATCAGATGTTTCTGTCGATGGGTTTCGCCGGAACCTTAAAATTAAGAAGCCAAATGGGAAATTGTATTCTCAATTTGAGGATTCGGATGCTGAAATGGGGAAAAGCTTGATCAATTATAAGTGCAAgaagtttgaatttttagaGAAGGATTTGATAGGGGAAGAGggatatgaggaagttgatagaGCTTCAATGAAGCGTGATTCAAGGAATAGGGTCAAGAATGAATATGAGCGTTTGAAATCACTCCATTCTCTTAAAGGACAGAGGAGTTGCCACAGCAAGATCAATGGTTGCCGTGGGTCAATGAATGAAAGTAGCGAGAACAGCGTCGATGATGAATATGCTCCAGCTTTTATGGGTAATAATACAACAGTAGAATCCAGTagaaacaacaagacaattgaGCAGGATGTTTCTGACAATGTTGAGAAGAAAATGGTGTCAAAGAAAGGCAAAGGGCATGAATGCCCCATCTGCTTCAGGGTTTTCCGGTCCGGTCAAGCTTTAGGTGGTCACAGGAGGTCCCATTTTTTTGGAGGTTCTGAGGATAGAACTGTTGTGAATGAGCAAGAAGCATCCGAGACGCCTAGTCTAATTGATCTTAACCTTCCTGCCCCGATTCAAGAAGAGGCATAA
- the LOC119980621 gene encoding uncharacterized protein LOC119980621 isoform X2, whose translation MGTKVNCKSSLAGYHSMRDLNEDSDGCSRPMYYGDKTFTNTNGHYYNGFLPRAIPNGYAGYDKDTVKRTMLEHEAIFKNQVFELHRLYRIQRDMMDEIRRTELHSNGIHVETSLSSSPLASRMASEDARKWHILNFPMANSACARTSTSGAEDIHSPFSSLKGNSAQACQFSSPNGCGSKEADVLYSRPSKVRRKAFDLQLPADEYIDTDDGDLSREDKKSGISIPNGIHKFSFERRVEDFCGDDRKSSFQGNAVRLDSRLRNAKGLADLNEPFRHEELHTSTYVDHLGHTSNHVDMKHPELPAKPMSQLLGLPKEISLKSLQGKNNGILSDLSLENHGKSWSRHFLTGNCNGYLKPDSQGYQPEKLPVYSQPLQAILTRTPETPAFFLTKQSKADQWKEGSVCGLEILERSHELSQDKCPESATASPIPSLYPAAASEDLAKVWSTSASSWQNPGISLSQKSISVQTRPYLNSSASLNKNPGSSTQSHANFGDRWHHNSNNSNPQSNTSFVSELSNQNGFYHGSSSQSKELPVRHPSIVYDNQNCGTDNSVASEQLINHGSANFNGSPNYVDIRSSKEVDLNVALSNNSAYEPVHQQGLEPSDGERKHEEHLALLPWLKANSGCKNESTISVGDLNTGNSSFLQSSLSQLSAKDTTGKCPNGLSPQTMKPLSPSNVVEAGRIGTVECQHYRKLLPFPISETPQISKTESSSLTSPFVPHPQQSERGVRDCSSVCRKNITFDINLPCDYTFPELSQQMVEDITINDKGAENKVANLRQHIDLNSCISEDDDSLMPSVLSGDVKVTVGLDLESPVIPETEEDVIPGIESPEKVNGAPLGFPQEKAESPRVELIKTAAEAIVAISSLAHQNYICNVTCDPSESSMVDPLQWFVEIVSSCGDDPEGKFDAVLRGNNFKKIADSSSEEIDYFESMTLKLTETKEEDYMPKPLVPENLKLEETGATSLANRQRKGQGRRGRQRRDFQRDILLGIASLSRHEVTEDLQTFGGLMRATGHSWQSGSTRRISTRNGCARGRRRSAVSPSPGLTTPACTQLIQQLNNSDVGLEDRSLTGWGKTTRRPRRQRCPTGNPQTLPVT comes from the exons ATGGGAACAAAGGTGAACTGTAAGAGCTCACTTGCAGGATATCACTCAATGAGGGATCTTAATGAGGATTCTGATGGTTGTAGCCGGCCCATGTATTATGGAGATAAAACCTTCACAAATACAAATGGGCACTACTACAATGGTTTCTTGCCGAGGGCCATTCCGAATGGTTATGCAGGGTATGATAAAGACACGGTGAAACGGACAATGCTTGAGCATGAAGCCATATTTAAGAATCAG GTGTTTGAACTTCACCGTCTATACAGAATTCAAAGGGACATGATGGATGAAATTAGAAGGACAGAACTGCATAGCAATGGGATACATGTTGAGACTTCATTGTCATCAAGCCCCTTAGCATCTCGAATGGCTTCTGAAGATGCTCGGAAATGGCATATTCTTAACTTCCCCATGGCAAACTCTGCTTGTGCTAGAACTTCTACATCAGGTGCTGAAGATATTCATTCTCCTTTCAGTTCTTTGAAAGGGAACAGTGCACAAGCCTGTCAATTTTCATCTCCAAATGGATGTGGTTCGAAGGAAGCTGATGTGCTATATTCCAGGCCCTCAAAGGTGAGAAGAAAAGCGTTTGACCTCCAACTTCCAGCTGATGAATACATCGATACTGATGATGGGGATCTGTCAAGGGAGGACAAAAAATCTGGTATCTCGATTCCTAATGGGATTCATAAATTTTCTTTCGAGAGGAGGGTAGAAGATTTTTGTGGAGATGATAGGAAGAGTAGCTTCCAAGGAAATGCAGTGAGACTTGATTCGCGTTTAAGGAACGCAAAGGGTTTGGCTGACTTGAATGAGCCTTTTCGGCATGAAGAGCTGCATACTTCTACATATGTTGACCATTTGGGCCATACCTCCAATCATGTGGATATGAAACACCCTGAATTGCCTGCTAAGCCAATGTCACAGCTTTTAGGTTTGCCAAAGGAGATTTCACTTAAGTCCCTTCAAGGAAAGAATAATGGTATTCTGAGCGATTTGAGCTTGGAAAATCATGGAAAGAGTTGGTCTCGCCACTTCCTTACAG GTAATTGTAATGGTTACCTAAAGCCTGATTCTCAAGGCTATCAACCAGAGAAATTGCCGGTATATTCCCAGCCACTACAAGCTATTCTTACTAGAACTCCTGAGACTCCTGCCTTTTTTCTAACTAAACAAAGCAAGGCAGATCAATGGAAAGAGGGAAGTGTTTGTGGTTTAGAAATCCTGGAAAGAAGTCATGAACTCTCGCAAGATAAATGCCCAGAATCAGCAACAGCTTCCCCCATTCCTAGTTTGTATCCTGCTGCTGCTTCTGAAGATTTGGCCAAGGTCTGGAGCACCTCTGCTTCATCCTGGCAGAATCCTGGTATTAGCTTGAGCCAGAAGTCAATATCAGTTCAAACTCGCCCATATTTGAACTCATCTGCTTCCTTGAATAAGAATCCAGGGTCATCAACTCAGAGCCATGCAAATTTTGGGGACAGGTGGCATCATAATAGCAATAACAGCAACCCTCAATCCAACACGAGTTTTGTAAGCGAATTATCTAACCAAAATGGGTTTTACCACGGATCCTCATCACAGTCCAAGGAACTACCAGTTCGCCACCCATCAATAGTCTATGACAATCAGAACTGCGGTACTGATAATAGCGTAGCCTCTGAGCAGTTGATCAATCATGGTTCAGCAAATTTCAACGGAAGCCCAAATTATGTGGACATAAGGTCTTCTAAGGAAGTTGATTTGAATGTGGCACTTTCAAACAACTCAGCCTATGAGCCAGTTCACCAGCAAGGCCTTGAGCCTTCTGATGGAGAAAGAAAGCATGAGGAACATCTTGCATTGTTGCCTTGGCTAAAAGCTAATTCAGGTTGTAAGAATGAGTCCACGATTTCGGTCGGGGACTTGAACACAGGGAATTCGAGTTTTTTGCAATCTTCTCTCAGTCAGTTGTCTGCAAAAGATACAACGGGAAAGTGTCCTAATGGACTGTCTCCTCAAACAATGAAGCCACTCTCACCTTCCAATGTAGTTGAGGCTGGTAGGATTGGAACAGTTGAATGCCAACATTATAGAAAACTTCTTCCGTTTCCTATATCTGAAACACCTCAAATTTCTAAAACAGAGTCTTCTTCGCTTACTTCCCCTTTTGTACCCCATCCTCAGCAATCTGAGAGAGGAGTGAGAGATTGCAGCTCAGTTTGCAGGAAGAACATAACTTTTGATATCAACTTGCCTTGTGATTACACTTTTCCTGAATTGAGCCAACAGATGGTAGAAGATATTACCATCAATGATAAGGGAGCAGAAAACAAAGTTGCCAATTTAAGACAACACATTGATTTGAATTCTTGTATTAGTGAGGATGATGATTCTTTGATGCCTTCTGTTCTCAGCGGCGATGTGAAGGTTACTGTGGGGTTAGATTTGGAATCCCCTGTGATTCCTGAGACCGAAGAGGATGTCATTCCTGGAATTGAATCACCAGAAAAGGTGAACGGGGCGCCTTTAGGATTTCCACAAGAAAAGGCTGAAAGCCCACGGGTTGAGCTGATAAAGACAGCAGCCGAGGCAATAGTTGCCATCTCTTCACTTGCTCACCAGAATTATATATGTAATGTCACTTGTGATCCATCAGAATCTTCTATGGTGGACCCCCTTCAGTGGTTTGTGGAGATTGTTTCTTCTTGTGGAGATGATCCTGAGGGCAAGTTTGATGCTGTGTTGAGAGgcaacaattttaaaaagattGCAGACTCTTCCTCCGAAGAAATTGATTACTTCGAGTCCATGACATTGAAATTGACAGAGACCAAAGAAGAAGACTACATGCCCAAGCCTTTGGTTCCGGAGAACTTAAAACTTGAAGAAACGGGAGCTACTTCATTGGCTAATCGACAACGAAAGGGCCAGGGAAGGAGAGGTCGGCAGCGTAGGGACTTCCAAAGAGACATTCTTCTAGGTATTGCTTCCCTATCAAGGCACGAGGTTACAGAAGATCTTCAGACATTTGGAGGACTAATGAGAGCAACTGGCCATTCATGGCAATCAGGATCGACAAGGAGGATCTCCACTAGAAATGGTTGTGCAAGGGGGAGGAGGCGATCAGCGGTCAGCCCCTCCCCTGGTCTGACAACCCCTGCTTGTACCCAACTAATTCAGCAGCTTAATAATTCTGATGTGGGACTGGAGGATAGAAGCCTAACAGGGTGGGGAAAGACAACTAGAAGGCCCCGCCGGCAAAGATGCCCTACAGGTAATCCGCAGACACTCCCTGTAACCTAG
- the LOC119980621 gene encoding uncharacterized protein LOC119980621 isoform X1, protein MGTKVNCKSSLAGYHSMRDLNEDSDGCSRPMYYGDKTFTNTNGHYYNGFLPRAIPNGYAGYDKDTVKRTMLEHEAIFKNQVFELHRLYRIQRDMMDEIRRTELHSNGIHVETSLSSSPLASRMASEDARKWHILNFPMANSACARTSTSGAEDIHSPFSSLKGNSAQACQFSSPNGCGSKEADVLYSRPSKVRRKAFDLQLPADEYIDTDDGDLSREDKKSGISIPNGIHKFSFERRVEDFCGDDRKSSFQGNAVRLDSRLRNAKGLADLNEPFRHEELHTSTYVDHLGHTSNHVDMKHPELPAKPMSQLLGLPKEISLKSLQGKNNGILSDLSLENHGKSWSRHFLTAGNCNGYLKPDSQGYQPEKLPVYSQPLQAILTRTPETPAFFLTKQSKADQWKEGSVCGLEILERSHELSQDKCPESATASPIPSLYPAAASEDLAKVWSTSASSWQNPGISLSQKSISVQTRPYLNSSASLNKNPGSSTQSHANFGDRWHHNSNNSNPQSNTSFVSELSNQNGFYHGSSSQSKELPVRHPSIVYDNQNCGTDNSVASEQLINHGSANFNGSPNYVDIRSSKEVDLNVALSNNSAYEPVHQQGLEPSDGERKHEEHLALLPWLKANSGCKNESTISVGDLNTGNSSFLQSSLSQLSAKDTTGKCPNGLSPQTMKPLSPSNVVEAGRIGTVECQHYRKLLPFPISETPQISKTESSSLTSPFVPHPQQSERGVRDCSSVCRKNITFDINLPCDYTFPELSQQMVEDITINDKGAENKVANLRQHIDLNSCISEDDDSLMPSVLSGDVKVTVGLDLESPVIPETEEDVIPGIESPEKVNGAPLGFPQEKAESPRVELIKTAAEAIVAISSLAHQNYICNVTCDPSESSMVDPLQWFVEIVSSCGDDPEGKFDAVLRGNNFKKIADSSSEEIDYFESMTLKLTETKEEDYMPKPLVPENLKLEETGATSLANRQRKGQGRRGRQRRDFQRDILLGIASLSRHEVTEDLQTFGGLMRATGHSWQSGSTRRISTRNGCARGRRRSAVSPSPGLTTPACTQLIQQLNNSDVGLEDRSLTGWGKTTRRPRRQRCPTGNPQTLPVT, encoded by the exons ATGGGAACAAAGGTGAACTGTAAGAGCTCACTTGCAGGATATCACTCAATGAGGGATCTTAATGAGGATTCTGATGGTTGTAGCCGGCCCATGTATTATGGAGATAAAACCTTCACAAATACAAATGGGCACTACTACAATGGTTTCTTGCCGAGGGCCATTCCGAATGGTTATGCAGGGTATGATAAAGACACGGTGAAACGGACAATGCTTGAGCATGAAGCCATATTTAAGAATCAG GTGTTTGAACTTCACCGTCTATACAGAATTCAAAGGGACATGATGGATGAAATTAGAAGGACAGAACTGCATAGCAATGGGATACATGTTGAGACTTCATTGTCATCAAGCCCCTTAGCATCTCGAATGGCTTCTGAAGATGCTCGGAAATGGCATATTCTTAACTTCCCCATGGCAAACTCTGCTTGTGCTAGAACTTCTACATCAGGTGCTGAAGATATTCATTCTCCTTTCAGTTCTTTGAAAGGGAACAGTGCACAAGCCTGTCAATTTTCATCTCCAAATGGATGTGGTTCGAAGGAAGCTGATGTGCTATATTCCAGGCCCTCAAAGGTGAGAAGAAAAGCGTTTGACCTCCAACTTCCAGCTGATGAATACATCGATACTGATGATGGGGATCTGTCAAGGGAGGACAAAAAATCTGGTATCTCGATTCCTAATGGGATTCATAAATTTTCTTTCGAGAGGAGGGTAGAAGATTTTTGTGGAGATGATAGGAAGAGTAGCTTCCAAGGAAATGCAGTGAGACTTGATTCGCGTTTAAGGAACGCAAAGGGTTTGGCTGACTTGAATGAGCCTTTTCGGCATGAAGAGCTGCATACTTCTACATATGTTGACCATTTGGGCCATACCTCCAATCATGTGGATATGAAACACCCTGAATTGCCTGCTAAGCCAATGTCACAGCTTTTAGGTTTGCCAAAGGAGATTTCACTTAAGTCCCTTCAAGGAAAGAATAATGGTATTCTGAGCGATTTGAGCTTGGAAAATCATGGAAAGAGTTGGTCTCGCCACTTCCTTACAG CAGGTAATTGTAATGGTTACCTAAAGCCTGATTCTCAAGGCTATCAACCAGAGAAATTGCCGGTATATTCCCAGCCACTACAAGCTATTCTTACTAGAACTCCTGAGACTCCTGCCTTTTTTCTAACTAAACAAAGCAAGGCAGATCAATGGAAAGAGGGAAGTGTTTGTGGTTTAGAAATCCTGGAAAGAAGTCATGAACTCTCGCAAGATAAATGCCCAGAATCAGCAACAGCTTCCCCCATTCCTAGTTTGTATCCTGCTGCTGCTTCTGAAGATTTGGCCAAGGTCTGGAGCACCTCTGCTTCATCCTGGCAGAATCCTGGTATTAGCTTGAGCCAGAAGTCAATATCAGTTCAAACTCGCCCATATTTGAACTCATCTGCTTCCTTGAATAAGAATCCAGGGTCATCAACTCAGAGCCATGCAAATTTTGGGGACAGGTGGCATCATAATAGCAATAACAGCAACCCTCAATCCAACACGAGTTTTGTAAGCGAATTATCTAACCAAAATGGGTTTTACCACGGATCCTCATCACAGTCCAAGGAACTACCAGTTCGCCACCCATCAATAGTCTATGACAATCAGAACTGCGGTACTGATAATAGCGTAGCCTCTGAGCAGTTGATCAATCATGGTTCAGCAAATTTCAACGGAAGCCCAAATTATGTGGACATAAGGTCTTCTAAGGAAGTTGATTTGAATGTGGCACTTTCAAACAACTCAGCCTATGAGCCAGTTCACCAGCAAGGCCTTGAGCCTTCTGATGGAGAAAGAAAGCATGAGGAACATCTTGCATTGTTGCCTTGGCTAAAAGCTAATTCAGGTTGTAAGAATGAGTCCACGATTTCGGTCGGGGACTTGAACACAGGGAATTCGAGTTTTTTGCAATCTTCTCTCAGTCAGTTGTCTGCAAAAGATACAACGGGAAAGTGTCCTAATGGACTGTCTCCTCAAACAATGAAGCCACTCTCACCTTCCAATGTAGTTGAGGCTGGTAGGATTGGAACAGTTGAATGCCAACATTATAGAAAACTTCTTCCGTTTCCTATATCTGAAACACCTCAAATTTCTAAAACAGAGTCTTCTTCGCTTACTTCCCCTTTTGTACCCCATCCTCAGCAATCTGAGAGAGGAGTGAGAGATTGCAGCTCAGTTTGCAGGAAGAACATAACTTTTGATATCAACTTGCCTTGTGATTACACTTTTCCTGAATTGAGCCAACAGATGGTAGAAGATATTACCATCAATGATAAGGGAGCAGAAAACAAAGTTGCCAATTTAAGACAACACATTGATTTGAATTCTTGTATTAGTGAGGATGATGATTCTTTGATGCCTTCTGTTCTCAGCGGCGATGTGAAGGTTACTGTGGGGTTAGATTTGGAATCCCCTGTGATTCCTGAGACCGAAGAGGATGTCATTCCTGGAATTGAATCACCAGAAAAGGTGAACGGGGCGCCTTTAGGATTTCCACAAGAAAAGGCTGAAAGCCCACGGGTTGAGCTGATAAAGACAGCAGCCGAGGCAATAGTTGCCATCTCTTCACTTGCTCACCAGAATTATATATGTAATGTCACTTGTGATCCATCAGAATCTTCTATGGTGGACCCCCTTCAGTGGTTTGTGGAGATTGTTTCTTCTTGTGGAGATGATCCTGAGGGCAAGTTTGATGCTGTGTTGAGAGgcaacaattttaaaaagattGCAGACTCTTCCTCCGAAGAAATTGATTACTTCGAGTCCATGACATTGAAATTGACAGAGACCAAAGAAGAAGACTACATGCCCAAGCCTTTGGTTCCGGAGAACTTAAAACTTGAAGAAACGGGAGCTACTTCATTGGCTAATCGACAACGAAAGGGCCAGGGAAGGAGAGGTCGGCAGCGTAGGGACTTCCAAAGAGACATTCTTCTAGGTATTGCTTCCCTATCAAGGCACGAGGTTACAGAAGATCTTCAGACATTTGGAGGACTAATGAGAGCAACTGGCCATTCATGGCAATCAGGATCGACAAGGAGGATCTCCACTAGAAATGGTTGTGCAAGGGGGAGGAGGCGATCAGCGGTCAGCCCCTCCCCTGGTCTGACAACCCCTGCTTGTACCCAACTAATTCAGCAGCTTAATAATTCTGATGTGGGACTGGAGGATAGAAGCCTAACAGGGTGGGGAAAGACAACTAGAAGGCCCCGCCGGCAAAGATGCCCTACAGGTAATCCGCAGACACTCCCTGTAACCTAG
- the LOC119981083 gene encoding putative SNAP25 homologous protein SNAP30 has product MFGFWKSPGNNKITKQSSVDPPGSSGSNPFNSDSEDDKQTFKPARRTASEPVLMIPGGPLDDDCRGKGTSSSSSSSSYSNLPAGRDRYKNDFRDSGGLENQSVQELENYAVYKSEETTKSVNNCLRIAENIREDATKTLDMLHNQGDQITRTHDMCVDMDKDLSKGEKLLNNLGGMFSKPWKPKKTKDITGPVITADNPSKKSENHKEQRKKLGLVPKGSSAPRTPPPEPANALQKVEVEKTKQDDALSDLSNILGDLKGMAADMGSELDRQNKALDHLSDDVDELNSRVKGANQRARHLLGK; this is encoded by the exons atgtttggattttggaaatcCCCTGGAAATAATAAGATTACCAAGCAAAGTTCAGTGGACCCACCAGGTTCCTCCGGTTCTAATCCTTTTAATTCGGACTCTGAGGATGACAAGCAAACCTTTAAGCCTGCAAGACGAACTGCTTCCGAGCCAGTGCTCATGATCCCTGGCGGCCCTTTGGATGATGATTGTAGGGGGAAGGGGACTTCGTCTTCGTCATCGTCATCCTCATACTCTAATTTGCCTGCTGGAAGAGATAGATACAAGAATGATTTCCGTGATTCAGGCGGACTAGAGAACCAAAGTGTGCAAGAACTGGAGAATTATGCCGTGTACAAGTCTGAGGAGACTACAAAAAGTGTGAATAATtgccttaggattgctgaaAATATCAGAGAGGATGCTACAAAGACCCTTGACATGCTGCATAACCAGGGTGATCAAATAACAAGGACCCATGATATGTGTGTTGATATGGACAAGGATTTGAGTAAG GGTGAAAAGCTTTTAAATAATCTTGGAGGAATGTTCTCTAAGCCATGGAAACCAAAGAAGACCAAAGACATCACGGGACCTGTGATCACAGCAG ATAATCCATCCAAGAAAAGCGAGAACCACAAAGAGCAGCGGAAGAAGTTGGGTTTGGTCCCCAAGGGATCTTCAGCTCCTCGAACACCTCCTCCCGAACCAGCAAATGCCCTGCAGAAAGTCGAG GTGGAgaaaaccaagcaagatgatgcACTTTCAGATCTAAGTAATATCTTGGGTGATTTGAAGGGTATGGCTGCTGATATGGGAAGCGAGCTTGACAG GCAAAACAAAGCTCTTGACCATCTCTCTGATGATGTCGATGAGCTGAACTCTCGAGTGAAAGGTGCAAATCAACGAGCTCGACATTTGCTTGGGAAGTAA
- the LOC119980655 gene encoding probable WRKY transcription factor 57: MDDADKPDPGGADQFSSDSSWTIVADTDSVNYFFSSDRESRILSEFGWNLQSEDTGRFGDLQRIEADESADLAGTLADLPETNCSRDLRSSDPAVLPGSSAGDVSTSNPSVSSTSSEDRQEKSTGSGGKAHDIHTPSKIKKKGQKRIRQPRFAFITKTEVDHLEDGYRWRKYGQKAVKNSPFPRSYYRCTNSKCTVKKRVERSSDDPTTVITTYEGQHCHHTVGFPRGGIISHEVAFAGGHLAPAVSQFYHPRVLLPGENPPSNRQLHQQPTDNARESSSTVQLPAGGARESSTVQLPNSDDQGLLGDIVPHGMLNG; the protein is encoded by the exons ATGGATGACGCAGATAAACCCGATCCAGGCGGGGCTGATCAGTTCAGTAGCGATTCCAGCTGGACCATCGTAGCTGACACGGACAGTGTCAATTACTTCTTCTCTAGTGACAGAGAGAGCAGGATCCTCAGTGAATTCGGCTGGAATCTTCAATCGGAAGACACTGGAAGGTTTGGAGATCTGCAACGAATCGAAGCCGACGAAAGCGCTGATTTGGCGGGAACACTGGCTGATTTGCCTGAGACTAACTGCAGCAGAGATTTACGAAGCTCCGACCCTGCCGTCCTGCCCGGATCTTCGGCTGGAGACGTTTCCACTTCGAATCCGTCTGTTTCTTCGACCTCCAGCGAAGATCGGCAGGAGAAATCGACTGGCTCCGGCGGCAAAGCTCACGATATTCATACACC GAGCAAGATTAAAAAGAAGGGGCAGAAAAGAATCCGGCAGCCACGTTTTGCATTCATCACGAAGACTGAAGTTGATCATCTTGAGGATGGCTACCGCTGGCGAAAATATGGACAGAAGGCCGTCAAAAATAGTCCATTCCCAAG GAGCTACTATCGGTGCACAAACAGCAAATGTACAGTGAAGAAGAGGGTGGAGCGGTCCTCGGACGATCCCACAACTGTAATTACAACTTACGAAGGCCAACACTGCCATCATACAGTTGGGTTTCCCCGGGGAGGAATTATTAGTCACGAAGTTGCTTTTGCCGGCGGCCATTTGGCACCGGCAGTGTCCCAATTTTATCATCCAAGAGTTCTGTTACCTGGAGAAAATCCTCCAAGCAACAGACAATTGCACCAACAACCCACAGACAACGCAAGAGAGTCCAGTAGTACTGTGCAGTTACCAGCAGGCGGTGCAAGAGAGTCCAGTACTGTGCAGTTACCTAATTCAGATGATCAAGGATTACTTGGAGATATTGTCCCTCATGGAATGCTTAACGGATGA